The genomic segment AGGGATCGCGCCGTTTCGATGATCTCGCGGCGCAGTTTCTTGCTGTCGCCCGGGAAAGAAGACTTTTTCGGCATCACGGTTCTCTCAGTGAATAAGGCAAGAGACGCCGGAACGTCCTCAGATCGGGCACCTTATTGGCAGAGAACGGAACGTAATTGCAAGTGCCTGGCATCCGAAACCGCGCGAAACCTGCGGTAGGGGATTGGAGTGGCTTGCGATGAACATCGACACGAAAGCGCGGGGAAGCGGACTGTTCCGGCTTTCCCGCGCAAGGTGTTGATTGGGCACGTGCGTCCTGGCGCTTTACGGTCCGGGACGGTCTGGCAGGGGTATGAACTCTTCCGCGTCACCCGGGACCGTGTCGAAACGGCCGAGTTTCCAGTCTTCCTTGGCCTGTTCAATGCGTTCCTTGGAAGACGAGACGAAATTCCACCAGATATACCTGTCACCGTCCATCGGTTCGCCGCCCAGAACCACAAAGCGGGCCGGTTCCGGAGAATTGTTTTCAACAACGAGATTGTCACCGGGTTTGAACACGAGCAGCTGCGCCGGATCGAACGTCTGTCCGGCGATGGTGATCTGCCCGGAAACGGTGTAGAGCCCGCGCTCTTCCCATCCTGCGTCAAGCGGCACCTTCGCGCCCGGTTCCAGGGCTATGTCGGCGTAGAACATGTCCGATGCGGTTTTGACCGGAGCCGTGTGACCATAAAGGCTGCCGGCGATCAGCTTGACCGAAGCGCCATTGTCGGCAAACTCCGGCTGCTCCGCCGTCCCGTGGTGCTGAAAGGTCGGATCGCCTTCCTCAAGATGTTTTGGCAGGGCGACCCAGCTTTGCAGTCCGAACAAGGGGCGCTTTGCCTGCAGGCGTTCGGGCCTTTCTCGCTCGGAATGAACGATGCCTTTGCCGGCGCTCATCCAGTTGAGCGCACCCGGTGCGATCGCGATTTCCGTTCCAAGGCTGTCGCGGTGGTACATCTCGCCTTCGAAAAGATAGGTGACGGTCGCCAATCCGATATGCGGGTGAGGGCGCACGTCAATGCCGCCGCCGACCAGAAGCTCAGCGGGCCCCATCTGGTCGAAGAATATGAAGGGGCCGACCATGCGTCGCTTCGCGGACGGCAACGCACGGCGCACTGAAAAACCGCCGAGGTCGGAGGTGCGCGGAACGATGATTGTATCGATGGGATCGCAGCTTGCTGCGTCGCCAGGTACTGGGTCAGGACTGTTCAACCAGCTCATGGGCCTCTCCTTGCCTCAAAACGCGTGTCTGGTCCCCTAGATAGGGCCGGCACTGCGAAAGTGTCCATTGAACAGTCCGTTTCCATCTTCCCAGGCAATCGGGAGCGTGTATAACGGCGACCCCGCAAGCTCTTACGAGGTGCTCCCATGAAACGCGTGATGATCGTTGGCGGTCCAGGTTCTGGAAAAAGCACGCTTGCCACGCGCTTGGGAGAAGTTACGGGGCTTCCGGTTTATCACATGGACCAGATTCATTGGTGCTCAGGCTGGGTTGAAAGAGCACGTGAAGAAAAGAGCCGGATGACCCACGAGGTCCACATGAAGGACGAATGGATCTTCGAGGGCGGGCATTCAGCCACCTATGCAGAGCGCGTCGCGCGGGCCGATACATTCATTTGGCTGGATGTCCCTGTCTGGCTGAGGATATTTCGGGTCTTGAAACGCTCGGCCATGCACCACGGACAGACCCGGCCTGATCT from the Roseibium sp. HPY-6 genome contains:
- a CDS encoding DNA topology modulation protein FlaR, producing the protein MKRVMIVGGPGSGKSTLATRLGEVTGLPVYHMDQIHWCSGWVERAREEKSRMTHEVHMKDEWIFEGGHSATYAERVARADTFIWLDVPVWLRIFRVLKRSAMHHGQTRPDLAEGCPEQFNWQTVEFLSFIWRTRHTARAKLVAIYEAPHERLKVVRLRTKTEYNAFLEAVQNGT
- a CDS encoding pirin family protein — protein: MSWLNSPDPVPGDAASCDPIDTIIVPRTSDLGGFSVRRALPSAKRRMVGPFIFFDQMGPAELLVGGGIDVRPHPHIGLATVTYLFEGEMYHRDSLGTEIAIAPGALNWMSAGKGIVHSERERPERLQAKRPLFGLQSWVALPKHLEEGDPTFQHHGTAEQPEFADNGASVKLIAGSLYGHTAPVKTASDMFYADIALEPGAKVPLDAGWEERGLYTVSGQITIAGQTFDPAQLLVFKPGDNLVVENNSPEPARFVVLGGEPMDGDRYIWWNFVSSSKERIEQAKEDWKLGRFDTVPGDAEEFIPLPDRPGP